GAAGGATGTTTGTCTTTGGACGTGCACGAGTTCGCGAAGTGATGGCGCTGGTTGGCTCAGCGAACTGAAAAGTTCGCTACAGATGGGCAGGGTCGCTTCCCCGACAGCGACTCCGTTAGTAGTATTTAGGACAGGCGAAACCCCTTCATTCTGGCGCTATACTGTCTTAGCAGAGTGTAGGCTTTTCTCGACTTCTTATCTTCCCTTCCCGCAAACTTCTGAAACTCGTCCGCTCTTGACGCCCATCCGTTTTTGCTATTATCTGACGACGCAACCTCCTTCTTAGACGCTTCTACTGGCTGACGTCACCAGTAGCGCGGGCAACACCTACAGAATCGTACGTGTATATTGTATCCGCAGATGCAAGAGCAGACTTCTTCCTCGGTGCTAAAGCCTGGAGCGTTTCCTTTGCGGCGTCCTGAATGCATTTAGTGAAAGAGTCACCGTCATCCATTCTCTTCCTG
The Necator americanus strain Aroian chromosome I, whole genome shotgun sequence genome window above contains:
- a CDS encoding hypothetical protein (NECATOR_CHRI.G3625.T1) — protein: MLDLAGLKNEECRKKFCYRVSINIGLQTRKRMDDGDSFTKCIQDAAKETLQALAPRKKSALASADTIYTYDSVGVARATGDVSQ